In Castanea sativa cultivar Marrone di Chiusa Pesio chromosome 6, ASM4071231v1, a single window of DNA contains:
- the LOC142639689 gene encoding uncharacterized protein LOC142639689: MKRVMVDQGSGVEIMYPDLYKGLNLKLEDLTAYDSPLISFDGKTVVPKSQIRLPVQSGPEVVEVDFVVVDAYSSYTAIILRLWLHSLGVVSSTLHLKVKFSSRDQIEELIRSQFVDRQCMAATILH, encoded by the coding sequence AtgaagagggtaatggttgaccAAGGTAGTGGTGTAGAGATTATGTACCCGGACTTATACAAGGGGCTAAACTTAAAGCTCGAGGATTTGACGGCTTATGATTCACCATTGATAAGCTTTGATGGGAAGACTGTCGTACCAAAGAGCCAAATCAGATTACCTGTGCAATCAGGCCCAGAGGTGGTAGAAGTGGATTTTGTTGTGGTAGATGCCTATTCTTCCTACACAGCCATTATATTAAGACTTTGGCTTCATTCCCTAGGTGTTGTTTCCTCAACTCTAcatttgaaggtgaaatttTCATCTAGAGACCAGATTGAAGAACTGATTAGGAGTCAATTCGTGGATAGACAGTGTATGGCAGCTACAATTTTGCATTAG
- the LOC142639688 gene encoding uncharacterized protein LOC142639688, giving the protein MQLEIDYLKRKLRYESQRRTPSFSGPSSDDTKDNSYRSRSRTPLGESFSYEEDNLHGRRAIRTFKVGLPAEHDLRKSLTKKLVRSVCRLMDRIDEYKRVEEDQQQGKGKAKVIPQGRRDFREGRLKQFLYRPKGQGDHPSLVNQGNTSSRPPLGKINVIFAALGRTGSRPSKVMSVARTLVEDSNFKSKRTRGNIQPALSFSEEDKIGTTQPHDDVLVVTLRIGGMT; this is encoded by the exons ATGCAGCTGGAGATTGACTATCTAAAGAGGAAGTTGCGCTATGAAAGCCAAAGGCGAACTCCCTCCTTTTCTGGCCCTTCTTCTGACGACACCAAGGATAACAGTTACAGGTCCAGGTCAAGAACTCCCCTTGGTGAGTCTTTCTCCTATGAGGAGGATAACCTTCATGGTCGTAGAG CGATAAGGACTTTCAAAGTTGGCCTACCTGCAGAGcatgacttaaggaaatctttgaccaagaAGCTTGTACGGAGTGTGTGCCGGCTCATGGACCGTATCGACGAATATAAACgagttgaggaagatcagcaacAGGGAAAGGGAAAGGCGAAAGTTATCCCTCAGgggaggagggatttcag GGAGGGGAGGTTAAAGCAGTTTTTGTATCGGCCCAAAGGGCAGGGAGACCATCCAAGCTTGGTAAATCAGGGAAACACTTCTTCAAGGCCTCCTTTGGGTAAGATCAATGTCATCTTTGCTGCTCTTGGGAGGACTGGTTCTCGTCCTTCCAAGGTGATGTCCGTAGCACGAACTCTCGTCGAGGACTCTAATTTTAAGTCGAAGAGGACTAGGGGGAATATCCAACCAGCATTGAGTTTCTCAGAAGAAGACAAGATTGGGACTACGCAGCCACATGATGATGTTTTGGTAGTTACGCTGAGGATAGGGGGTATGACAtga